The Ruania halotolerans genome contains the following window.
TGGCCCCGGCGCTGCTTGCCGCCAAACCGTTCGACCTGCTCGGCCGGCTCACAGGCAAGGATCTGCCGGTCACCTCGGCGCGGGTGCGCAAGCTCTCGGAATCGGAGACGGCGTTCGACGCGGAGCGGATCCGTGAGGTCGGCTTCGTGGCGCCGGTCACGCTGCCGGAGGGTATCGAGCGGATGGTGCGGTGGTACCTGGATGAGGGTGCGGCGTCCGCACCGGTTGTGCACATCCCGCCGCCCGAGGTCGCTCACTGACGTGCGCATCCTCATCCCCACGCCCCAGCACTATCCCTGGGGTTCAGACACCGTGATCCCCGAGTTCCTCGGCACCGACCCTTCCGGCCGCCCGACGGCGGAGATGTGGTTCGGTGCGCATCCCAGCGCACCATCGAGCACCCTTGATGGCCCTGACCTCGCCGAAGTCCTGGTCAGCGATCCGGAGCGGGAACTGGGCCGGGACGTCCTCACCCGGTTCGGCCCTCGCCTGCCCTACCTCCTCAAACTCATCGCCCCAGTGCGCCCGCTCTCCCTTCAGGTTCACCCGAACCTCGACCAGGCTGTCGCCGGGCACCACCAAGAAGAGCGCCTGGGCACCGCTCTCGGACAACGCAATTATCCGGACGCGAACCACAAGCCGGAGATGGTCTACGCGCTCACCACATTCGAGGCGGTCTGCGGTTTCCGGGCCCCGCGCCGGGTCGCTGAACTTCTCGACGGGCTGGATGCCCCACTCGCACGAGAACTCGCAGAGATCCTGCGCGATGATCTGAGTGCCGAAGGGGTCCGCTCGACGTTTGCCCGGCTACTCGGCAGTGCCGGTGGGCAGGACGTAGCGGGGGTGGCCCGCGCGTGCCGGGTTCGTCTCGAGGCAGGGGTTTCACCCTCCCCACGAGCGGACGCACTCGTTGGACTCCTTGCGCAGGAACACCCCGGTGACCCCGGTGTGGTCGCGGCCTTGCTGCTCAACCCGGTCACCCTGCAACCAGGGGAGGCGATGTTCGTGCCACCAGGGTGCGTCCACGCCTATCTGAGCGGCTTCGCCGTGGAGCTGATGGCCAATTCCGACAATGTGCTCCGGGCGGGCCTGACAGCGAAGCACG
Protein-coding sequences here:
- the manA gene encoding mannose-6-phosphate isomerase, class I, giving the protein MRILIPTPQHYPWGSDTVIPEFLGTDPSGRPTAEMWFGAHPSAPSSTLDGPDLAEVLVSDPERELGRDVLTRFGPRLPYLLKLIAPVRPLSLQVHPNLDQAVAGHHQEERLGTALGQRNYPDANHKPEMVYALTTFEAVCGFRAPRRVAELLDGLDAPLARELAEILRDDLSAEGVRSTFARLLGSAGGQDVAGVARACRVRLEAGVSPSPRADALVGLLAQEHPGDPGVVAALLLNPVTLQPGEAMFVPPGCVHAYLSGFAVELMANSDNVLRAGLTAKHVDVTELLHTVECVAAPPIRIAPETVGCTEVFYAPVDDFELSVATLTGGAGEWLRGRGPRILLGLSGAITVSADGAERILRQGESLFLGAGESPVALSGAGRLVQAGVP